GCCAGAGCAGGACCtcccggagccggagccggagccgtgGTGACTCTGAAGTCCCGAGGTCCGTTCGTTCATGACAGGATCTTTGAATTTCTCCCCAACCGAGGGCTTTTGGCTCCAAGCCCGCCCTTCCCTCCAGTTTTACTCAGTTCCCCTGACCTGAAGACAGGGAAAACCCCTGGGCCTCCAGCTATTGGAGGGTTTCCTAAGTCCCCACTTGGGTCAGCTGGGTTGCCCCTAGCGAACTCACGGGCCGGCAGGCGCCAAGTCCTCTGCAGCTGCCGATCTGAGCTGCGATTAGGCTGGAATGTTCCCCGGCTGGTTCGCAGCTAGGTCCGGGAGACCGTGGGAGGTTCTGgctgtctctgtttcctcagGCTTGGAAACCCACAGGTCCTGCCCCGGGGCCTTGACTTCTTACCTACTCATCTCTCTTTTTGACTGTCTACCGCACCGACCCTATTACAGTAGCCTCAAAAGACTCATGCTTAAAGGGGCCCTTCTGTGGGGAAACCTGTGCCTATCAATCCATGGTCCCTGTCTTGCTCATTACTCTTTCCCTTGACTCCCTAAGACAGTCCTGCtgatttctctccctctcctcccctccttcaaATGGTCTGACTATCCCAGGCATCTGTCCTAAGTACCGGGACTTTTACTTCAAGTGGCCGTCATTATGCTGTTTCCAGCATACTTGCCTTCTCAAGTACGGTTCATCTTACAACTGCTACTGGCCAAGATAAGGCGGTTTCATCTTTGGTCCTAATATGTAAGACCCCCGAAGAGTGGGTGCCCCAAGAGAACAGTGGTCAAATCTGGAGCCTTTAAGAACACGCAGTTGAGCtgtgggtgttgggggggggaaCAGGTACAGGGGGGACCCCTTTCCCACAGCTgacattgcccccccccccccccgcgcaaggcttcttttccctccctttcccccatcCCTTTGTCACAAGCTGGAGGGTGGCTGTAAGCATGGTGAGCAGTCTCTCCCACAGGATACTCTTCCCTCTCCTTGTTCTCACAGAAGGAGGCCTtctgagaagggggtgggggaagtaaCTCTGGAGTATTCCAGTTGTAGCAGCTCTGAAAAGCCCACCCCCATGCCCAACCCCCAACTCTGGGCCGCTCTTTGCTAtgctgtggttgtgtgtgtggtttgtaggAGAAATCCTGGGGCTGGGGAGTCTCCACATGGCTGTGCTGAGCCCCAGGCTTACCGTCCTCTGGTGCTTGTCTGCTAGGTGCCACGGCTTTGGGAGGTCACTAATTAGGCCCAGGGTGGGAGTGGAGGCATGTCgcccaggtgggggtggggggagtcagaCACCAGAAGCACACGGAAACTGAGAGCTGATGAGCCATCACTGCTCTGCCCAACACCTGGAGGACCCATTGTCCACTTTTAAGTAACCATATTCAGAGCCAGGGAGGCCGATTCCGTGGGAGTGGAAGGGATGTGGGAAAAGGCCAAGGATGCCAATATACCCATTCCTTTTCTCCAATGCTCTTCCCATGCCCAAGGACCTGGGGGTTAGGATGATGGAGAAATAGAAACCATGAAACCCAGAAGTGAACAACCTAGTTGATCTTGAACAACACCCCACTCCCATTTAAAGACTGAGTTTCCCTGTATGGCCCTGGGTTTCCTTTAACTTgacttatagaccaggctggtccaaactcagggatctacctgcctctgcctcctgagtgctgggattaaaggcgtgtgtcaccacactAAACTTTATTTCTAAGCTATGAAAAGTCGAGTAACAACAGTACATGTCTCTTAGAGACTTgcaagggcaaaaaaaaaaaaaaaaaaaaaaaaaaaaaaaaaaaaaaaaaaaaggattaaataaCTAATTTAAAAGGATTAAATAATAAGATTCATGCATTTAACTCTGAGTATGCACATTaaggtttggttggttggttggttggttggttggttggttttgttgtcttCCCAGCATCTACTCAGGATTCTTCAGTGCTGTGCAGCCTGACAATGAATCTTTTTAACGCCTACAGTACCTTATAGATGTCAATGTACTAAGATAAGGGAGTGACAGACCCCTTGTCCACGGCAGGCactgccttttctttttgcaCACCACTTCCAGATGCTGAGGagcaggagggatggctcaggaggGATGACTGGGCTGTAACGAGAAAAAGAAGCGAACTAAGTTTACAGGCTGCCTCATCAAGTGCAGGCTGCTGCAACATAGCCATTGTACTGGCATGGGGACTCTGCCATCTGCAGAGGGACTCCCATCCCCTGGCAGACCACTCTGGAGCTGTCTCCTAGGGAGAATACAAGACTATACACAAAGACTTGGTGATTCTGGCTACACTGTTGCTCTTTAAGGCCTATGTCAAGTTCCCAGTGCTCTATAGAACACCTTCCCATCCTCCAGCCATGGATGCTGTTCCCACCTTAACGAGGAGCTCACCTTTCTGAGGATTCTTGCCCTCAGGCTCAGGGGAGCAGAGGGATTCTCAACTTTACCCAAGCCAGTCTGTGGAGGGCTGGACTACCAAGGTCTGCTGCTGGCATCTCTGTACTAGTCTTTAACACAGCAGTCTTCTGGTTGTCCAGGCAGTGTGATCTTTACCTGGAAGCAGGACAGCCCACACCACCCAGATCCAAGCTAGAGAAACACAATCCAAGCAGACCCCTGCATCTAGGATGCCTGTGTTGTTAGAAGGGCTCCAGGCCTGGAGCTCTGCTGCCTAAGTCCTGACACTCTActcagggatgggggagggggtatCTATCCCAGCTAGACCTTGAAAATGAGTCAGCCAGAGGGCCAGGAGTATGGAGGCTACCTGAGAAGGGCAGTGTGCAAATATTAGCATACAAAAACCTAGGCTCCTGTCTTAGAAGTTTTTATTACAAGTTCTAAACCCTAACCTCTCCTGATGGAGGACAAGATGAGGTATGTCACCACTAAGCTGGCCAGTAAACCTGAGTGACCATTAAGGGCACTGCAGTCTCCCGTGGAGACACAGGTTCAGGAAAGCTTCTGTCAGGGATGCTCCCTTCCACCAAATTCCCTTCTCCTCtcggtgcccccccccccccatgtgctcTATACATTCTAGAATTCTTTATCATTGTTTGTAATTCTCTACTGATGTCTGTACCTGTCATAGTCCTATAAACATACAAAGTGGTGCTTTTAGAACGTCAGGGGCTATACTTGTCTTTAATTTAGTACTGTCTCAGAGCTGCTTGGGAGGCAGGCCTCTTGTGGGCATCCTGACATCCTGGAGTGCAGTACACTTCAGGATCCTGTTTTATTCAGGATCCTCTCCCTCCCTGAAGGATTTGAGTGTCTACTTGATCAGCCATGAATTCAGGTTTGACCTGATATTGCCAAGATGGAAAGCTATTCTGAACGCTTGGACATAAACCCGATGCTTATGGGAGACTTGAGAGTTGATTCATCCTTTAACTTGAGAAATTACAAAACCCTCAGGTCTTATCTAAACCAACTGAACCCAAAACTCGAGGGATGGATCAGTACACAAGCAGAGATGTACTACTTTAAGGAGTCTCTTTAACATGAAATCTCAACTTGACATCATTTTTGGAAAGGAAGGATTTCTTCATCAATAGAAATACCTAGAAAGGATGAAGGTTAGTGTGGACACACAGAGAGCTCCTCCCGCTCTCCACCTCCTATTCTGGCAGTTTTCATAACGGTTGATTGTGATCCCAGAGTATTTCTCTATGGGAAGAACCTCTTACCAGTCTGTCTACTGCGGGCCTGGAACTGTTGTGAGCTGCAGCATCCAGTTGATTCAGGAAGCAGCCCTGGAATGTAATTGTAAACTCACCCCCTCCACCCCTACCtacccttctcccccccccccccccgggttgTTTTCCTTTACATTCTAAAGCTGATCGTTTCCATGCCGCCGCCCGGGTGGCCTGTGCCGCAGGAGGCCGCGCGCGCTCGGGGGCTGCAGGCGGAGACCCGCGCTAACAGGTGCTCGCCGCGCCCGGGAGCCGCAGAGCTGCCAGCGGCGGGCGCGGGGGCCGCTCCTCGCACCGGGCAGAGACTGGCTCTCGCCCGGCCTCTTTCGAGGGGTGAGAAGAGAGCGGGAATGCAAACGGCGTCTTTCTTCACCCCTCCTGACATTCCAGCGTCCTCGGCTCCCGGCGCCCCGGATGCGGCCTACTCGGCCGCCGGCTTCGAGGTGTGGGCGACCGCGAGGCTGAGCCCAGGCAGCCAAGGGGCCCCGGATGGCGGGAGGTAGCGCCAAGAGCCCGCTCAGCCCCGATACCCGGGAGACCTGGCCGTATCCCATACCCCGGCCGGGGAGCCCCAAGCCGTGAGGCGCGCCGGAGGGTCGGGTTGGAGGTCGCCAAAGACAGCGTGTTACCCCGCCGGACCCCTCCCCAGCGCCGTGCGGCCGCTCTGGGGGCCCAGGAGCCGCCGGGCACCGCATTCGCCCCCTGGCGGCGCGGGGACACGAAGGGCGCGGCCGCCTTCGCAGCGGAATGAGCTGTCCACAGCAGCACTGGGCGCCGCCCGAGGTCACGCCAGAATCTGGCGCCGGACTGGGAACAGGGGAGGCAAGCGGCCTTGGGGAGGAATAAGGGCAGATGATGGGACAGAACCATCATGAGACTTGAGGTTGTCTCCAAATCCCGTGTGAGCCTCTCCAGCGGTGTGATGGAGAACACCTAGGGGTCTTATCTTTCACCCAACCTCCTGGGAAATCAAAGCCTCCTTCTCTCCTGCGGTGACCTGACAATGACAGCTTCCTCGGCTCCAAGTTGGGCCTGCCACACCCAGGAGAGTGGGTGTGAGGAGTTTCCTCAGGAGAGGCTCAGCGTTCAGAAAGGTTCTTGAGTGCCCCCAGGGAGAATGGCACTGTCCTGGCTTTATGGGAGCTAAAGCTTTCGACCTATGGGTACTTCCAGTCTCATAAGGCCAATACAACTGGAGACACAGCAAAAGGCCTAGCAGCAGGTGccttggggggcgggggaagtATGCTGAGGGTGGATAATGAACACTGAGCAATCAAAATGCCCCAACTGGACAGGATTTGTAGAGAGAAATTGAGACTACTCCTGGTCTGTCTGAAGTGGAATGGAGGGCTGATTGGGAAAGGGGGGGGGTGGCCAAATTCAGAGGCCCAATGAGGGTATGGTTCAGCATTGAGAAATGCGGGGAAGGAAGCCTCTCTAGGGGAAGCAGGCAAGCATTCTGGAAAGGCTGCCACTTAACTATCCTGGGCAGCATATACTGGGAAGTACAAGTCCAGGGCTTCTTTTAGAATCTGGTGAGACTCAGGAGTAcctgaaggaaaggaagaaacactTGGGGTGGGGCAGGAAAGCAGCTCCCCATTAGGTTCAAAGGCAAGAATGCTGCAAACCATGAAGCAGCCATTCCAGTACAGGGCAGCAAGAAAGGAAGACCAGGAAGCTTCCTGGGGAGGAAGCCAAAAGCCTGACTGCGGGACCAGCAGGGGGCGCAGGAGTTTCTGACCCTTAGACCCATCAGAGCTGACCATAGCTGACAATCTGGCTATGTCAGTTTCTACCCCATCACCCATTGTATTTCCCCATCAGCCAGTCATTCAGGTGGCTGAGCAGTTCACATCCCATACAGCCTCTGATTTTGCACAGAGACAACAAACCTGGAATGACACTTGCAGGCTTTCCTATGTCTTCCTGTCCAAATCTGGGTGGGGAAGGTCTCTGGCTACTCACGCTCCATTCTTTGACttataaaagtcattttttttttctggcagctGGAGACAGGCTGACCACCGAGTCTTATTTCAGTGGCATGTCTACTTACTTGATCGTGGCTTCCTGAAGGGCCTGTCCAtgcctgggggtggggctgcCTCATGGTAACCCCTACAACCTGACCCTATGGCAGGCCCTGATAGGTCAAGCCCAGCAGTTCATCTGAAAATGCCAGACACATCTGGCTGCGCTGTCACTTCCATGGGGGAGGGAGTGGAGACTCCAGAAGAGTCAAGAGCTGGCATTTCTGAACTAACACCCATAAAGGCAGCTTGGAGCATGGAATTCCCATGCCACCCAACACTGAAAGTTAGGGGAAGCTGTGAGATACTTGTCAGGTATGGCAGTCCAGGAGGACATCAAGGGTAGAGGGCAAGCACTATGGCAAGATCTTGTCCCAGTAATGGCTTTGTTCAGACACTCTCCATGAGAGAGGGCTAGCTCTGGCTAAGAGCCCAATGAAGTACCATCTAGGAAAAGAGGCAGGCAAAAAGGCTTCAGGGTAAGAGTGTGATTCTCACATACACAGAAGAGGGCGAGAGGAGAGAAAGGCCTGGCCTAATGAGACCACAGAGTCTAGTGCTCTTTTGCCCAGgccaggttttctttcttttgcaacCGAGCCACAGCTAAAGGTGAGTTCATTAGCTCGTGATGCTTGAATTCCTCCGGCACCAGTCACTTGGTCCTGCTCCTTTTCCTGGGAAGGACTAAGTGAGAAGTAGGAGGATGCTCGACTCATTTACTCATGTGTGATGCTTGGTGAGCACAGCTAAGGGAATGTGTCCCCTGTAGCTTCTGTTCCCATTACACCTCTGTCCCCTCGAATCGGCCCCAGAGAGGGACATGATCTTCCAGCTACCAGCTACCTTCCTctgacactcttttttttttttttttttttttttaaattatgaacacAGCCATCAATTTCTAAGTCCCCTTAGAAAGTACCAGGGCCGTGGTTAGCATGATCACTGAGTTAGGGTCATGACCTTACTTATTCCTCACAGTGGCTCAGAGACACATCAAGCACTCCTCCTCCTCGGCTGCTCTTGTTTCCTGCTCATGCCAGGTTTGAGGGGTTGAAGTCTGCTCCCTAAGCTGATAGAGATAACACACAGCAGCCTTGGCGTCATGCACTGTGGGGTGACTCCGTAAATATTAATTGACTCTGAGGACAAGCTGCACTTTGACTTTACCTCTGACTAATTAAATAAACCTACCATGTAAATTAGCACAGGGGACAGAGGTATTAGTTAGTTTATGCTGAAAAGAAACTGGGCTGAGGGTCAGTTATACTCTTGGCTTCCAAGCAGAAAATCTTGCTTTGTCTAATCTGGACTTCTTCAAAAAGTTTTTGAAGCCAGGGCTAAAGTAGTGTCAGTGAGAAATTATGTCACTCCTCTGAAACAGCCTGAAGAACTAGGAATAGAGTTCAGAGGTCTCTTAGGTACCACATGCTTGTAGCAATGTAGTTCTAAACTACAAGATACCACCATACAACCTACAGGCCATCTACTCTCCTCTTAATCCCCACTGCTAAGGCATCATACATCAATACCTCTGGATTACCTAGGGGAAGCCTGGGAAGACTGAAAAGATGTGACATGAACATCCCTTCCAACCATGCCTGGATATTTTAAACTGCTGAGGCTGAGAACACTGCTTTGTCCTTCCTTTTTGCTGTGAGGAAGAAAAATGTGCCATGGTGATGTTTCCCCAGGTCCTCTGATAGACAAACAACTGGGATGCCGAGAGCAGGCTACTTCATCTTGCCAGGCCTGGTCTCTTCTTTGTTTGATGGGGAATAGTAATATTGGTCtcactaggcagtggtggtgcatgcctttagtcccaacattcaggagtcagaggaaggaggatctctgtgagttcaaggccaacctagtctacacagcaagttccagtactacatagagagaccttgtctacaaaaaaacaaaaaatcaaccaaccaaacaaaaacattgtTGAGAGGAGTCACAAAATTAATGTTGTTCATTGTCCTGCACAAAGGGCCAAGTGCTACTATTTTATATGAAGAAGATAGTATCTGCATCGACAGGCTACCTTtgaaattttttatgtgtatgggtgtttgtttacatgtacatctatgtaccatgtgtgtgtctgatacccagggaagccagaaaagggtgtcatataccctaaaactggagttataggtggttttgACATCATATATGTGTTCAGAATAGAATCTGGGTCCTctaaaaaagcagccagtgctcttaatcactgcaCCAGGTCTCCAGTACCCTCATCTCCAGTTGTAAAGACAGGATTTGACTACTAAGTCCTCAAAGTCTTGATCCACTTGCCTCAGCCTGTCTAGTGCCTGGGTTACATGTAaatgccaccacactcagctacagtgttttgttttttaagatagctCCTTTTTTACCCCTATATGTGAAAACAGAGGGTAGGTATAATCTCAAAATGATGCCTTTAAAGGCAAAATGTGGAAATAAATGAGATAAGGCAGGGGCTAGGGAAAGGGCAGCTAGTATATAAGCTATTGAGAAAGGATGTATAGGTGAATCAGAATGCCAGGCCTTTTTCTTCCCATCCACGTCTCTCCCTGCATCCATCCGGGACCTGACTCTCACTGATTTCTTGATCTCTCCTCCCATGGGTGGCGTTCAGAGGCCACTTCTGAGGGCATGTGGCTCATGGCAGGCCATTCCTTACTCTGTCCTCTTTCAAGGAAATATTGCACCTGTTACCACTGTGGGCTAGCAGGGGCCCATGCATAGTCCCCTCGAGCTTCCAGGAAGACCCAAGATAGACATTTACATTTAACACTTTGGAAGGATCAAATGTGATTCTCAAAAAGCTCAGACTTGCAAGCTTTGGAGAAGGCCCAGGTTTGGCTCCCTTTAACTCCCAAATTCTTGTGGGATGTTGTAATTACTTGTGACAATCCCTTTCCCTGCCGGGGACTTTGATTTCAGATTTAGACGTGTAAAACTGGGTGGCTGGCTGGGCCTTGAGCCACTTGGGGGCTGGGTGAGGACAGGCTGGGGAAGGATCTTTGTAGCTGGTGCCTTTGGAAGAGGGGATCTCCAAGAATGAGAGGTTGAAGTGTTGTTTGTGTTAGCAAAACTTTTCAGACCCTGTGGAAGATTCCTGACTCTGCATTGATCATTCTGGTAGGAGAATGGTTCtttctgccttaaaaaaaaaaaaaaaaatttgtttggttatttatttaggaagggtcttgctatgttgcccacACTGGTTTCAAACCTGAGCTTCCATCTCAGTCTCTGAAGTCATTACTGGtgagtgccaccatgccttccttttattctctggctttcaaaacatGAATGTCTTAAGGAAACATTTTTGGTGATAGTGTTAAGTTAGGAAAGTCTTCTAATTACTGTTATGTATTCCACAGTGCTCACTTTTAAACTGTATTCCCTGGGCAAGCAGTGGATGAAGATGCCTCATGACGGTGTGTGACTGTATAGTGGAAACCTGTGCTGATTTGATCCCAGAGGAGCCTGGTATAGGGAAACCAAGAAGgtgcagacagagagaaacatggCTAGGCAAAAGGTGTCTATGTGTTGGGACTCTGTGGCTTTGGCAACTAGCCTGTGCCTTCATACTGCCATTGTATAtatcctttgttgttgttgttgttgttgagacagagatcggcctgcctctgcctcccaagttctgggattaaaggcatgcgcatGCACCACCATCCCTGGCTTCACTGTTACCTGTTCCTAAAGTCCATTCATATCTTCTAGGGCGCTCTGACTCATGATGGGCTCCTGTGTTCTATTACTTGGTGGCCATATCTGGTATGAAAAGCTGTACAACTTTGGTTTTGGCTCTTTTAGTAGTCATCCTGGCAATAAGACAATGGCTGTTCTCCCAGAGAGGGATTTAAGTGGAGGGTCTAGAGCCTTGTTCCTTTACCCCAAAGCCTCTGGCAGTTGGCCTGGTGGAGCAGCTTGTTGTAGAAACAGAACTAGGGATCAAAAATGGCTAGGAATTCTTAGAAACTCTGTGGAGCTCAGGCTGGCACTAATCATAGGCTGCTACCTGCTGGCAAACCTAGGCTCATGGGCCTAGGTTTTGTCTTTAGGTGTT
This DNA window, taken from Arvicanthis niloticus isolate mArvNil1 chromosome 14, mArvNil1.pat.X, whole genome shotgun sequence, encodes the following:
- the LOC117720152 gene encoding uncharacterized protein LOC117720152 gives rise to the protein MRCPAAPGPPERPHGAGEGSGGVTRCLWRPPTRPSGAPHGLGLPGRGMGYGQVSRVSGLSGLLALPPAIRGPLAAWAQPRGRPHLEAGGRVGRIRGAGSRGRWNVRRGEERRRLHSRSLLTPRKRPGESQSLPGARSGPRARRWQLCGSRARRAPVSAGLRLQPPSARGLLRHRPPGRRHGNDQL